Proteins from a single region of Bacteroidota bacterium:
- a CDS encoding LptF/LptG family permease yields the protein MKILDKYIIKKFLGTFFFSLALIIVIAVIFDISEKLDDFIERKAPFHAIVFDYYFNFIPYFANLFAPLFVFISVIFFTAKMAANTEIVAILNSGISFRRLLFPYFIAATFLASLSFYFNGWVIPHSNKIKLEFENQYIKNPVEFKDRNLHRQISPGVFMYLEGYNNAENVGYRFSLERIENGKRNWFLNSDRIVWDSTTSKWRIENYYIRTIDGFRESLRSGKRMDTVLSIKPTDFKRRLNIIDAMDTPTLNRFIKEENDQGSQNVSTYMIEKYRRIAVPFSTFILMLIGVSLSSKKVRGGIGVQLGFGIFLSFTYILFQQFSNTFAINGSIPPLIAVWIPNFIYAIIAVYLMKIAPK from the coding sequence GGAACGTTTTTCTTTTCGCTGGCATTGATCATTGTGATTGCGGTGATCTTTGACATATCGGAGAAGCTGGATGATTTTATTGAACGCAAGGCACCTTTTCATGCAATTGTGTTCGACTACTATTTTAATTTCATTCCATATTTCGCAAATTTGTTTGCGCCTTTGTTTGTCTTTATATCCGTTATCTTTTTTACGGCAAAAATGGCCGCCAATACAGAGATCGTTGCAATCCTCAACAGCGGAATAAGTTTCCGGAGATTACTCTTCCCCTACTTCATTGCTGCCACTTTTCTAGCTTCCTTGTCATTTTATTTCAACGGCTGGGTAATTCCACATTCAAATAAAATAAAACTTGAATTTGAAAATCAGTATATAAAAAATCCCGTAGAGTTCAAGGACAGAAATCTGCACCGGCAGATCAGTCCGGGTGTATTCATGTACCTGGAAGGTTATAACAATGCAGAAAATGTCGGTTATCGTTTTTCTCTCGAACGAATTGAAAACGGAAAACGAAACTGGTTTCTGAATTCAGACCGGATCGTTTGGGACAGCACAACATCAAAGTGGAGAATTGAGAATTACTATATCCGGACGATCGATGGTTTCCGTGAATCTTTGCGAAGCGGAAAAAGAATGGATACAGTACTTTCGATCAAGCCAACGGATTTCAAACGCAGGTTGAATATTATCGATGCAATGGATACTCCAACGTTAAACCGGTTTATCAAAGAAGAAAATGATCAAGGTTCTCAAAATGTAAGCACCTATATGATTGAAAAGTACAGACGGATCGCCGTTCCTTTTTCGACTTTTATCCTTATGCTGATCGGTGTTTCGCTTTCAAGTAAAAAAGTCAGAGGTGGAATTGGTGTTCAGTTGGGCTTCGGAATTTTTCTGAGCTTTACCTACATTCTCTTTCAACAATTCAGTAATACATTTGCGATTAATGGATCCATTCCGCCATTGATCGCTGTCTGGATTCCGAATTTTATTTATGCGATTATTGCAGTTTATCTAATGAAGATCGCGCCTAAATAA
- a CDS encoding T9SS type A sorting domain-containing protein, with translation MKFKLVLSYVVCLLSLQTNFAQQTFDIHIQPSTITSAPKIHSGAFAVHNGKWIFLGGRIDGLHIMQANQAFPTFGRNDSVFVVDPVTDTYQAASVAQLPFIIYEALGSSNMQSYQKDNHLYMIGGYGKSDSSGVYTTFPSLISIDLDCLISNVSGGSSINTCFRQLLDTNLAVSGGELEKIDSTYYLVFGHYFHGAYAETPQISPFVQRYTHEIRKFNINDDGVNLSISNYTAIQDTNIFHRRDYNLVPQIYPSGEFGMTAFGGVFQKNANQPFLTPIDITSTNVQHQSSFNENLNQYTTATLPVYDSINNYMHTLFFGGMSLYTLDTATNVLIQDTLVPFIQSISKVTRDNVGGLTEYQMAESMPGYLGTNSFFIPDSSVRYLEGGILDLNSISGNQRVGYIIGGIQSDAPNIANLDPFGMSRPSATVYEVLVDKTNSDVREIEVNNNINNLIVYPNPVSKILNIDFSVPNTTNCEVALYSLKGKLVKSILSETIQKGVKHISFSVEGVKSGVYLCKISTPIAKKVVKVIVE, from the coding sequence ATGAAATTTAAATTAGTGCTGTCATACGTAGTTTGTTTGCTTTCATTACAAACAAATTTCGCACAGCAGACATTCGATATTCACATACAACCATCAACAATAACAAGTGCTCCGAAAATTCACAGCGGAGCATTTGCTGTTCATAATGGTAAGTGGATCTTTCTTGGTGGAAGAATTGATGGTTTGCATATCATGCAGGCAAATCAGGCATTCCCTACATTTGGCAGAAATGATTCTGTTTTTGTTGTAGACCCTGTGACTGATACGTATCAGGCTGCATCTGTTGCACAACTTCCATTTATCATATACGAAGCACTTGGTTCTTCCAATATGCAATCCTATCAGAAGGACAATCATCTTTATATGATCGGTGGTTATGGAAAATCAGATTCAAGCGGTGTATATACCACTTTCCCTTCATTGATCTCCATTGACCTTGATTGTCTGATCTCAAATGTTTCAGGAGGAAGTTCGATAAATACATGTTTCCGTCAATTGCTGGATACTAATCTTGCTGTGTCGGGCGGTGAACTTGAGAAAATTGATTCAACATACTATCTTGTCTTTGGACACTATTTCCATGGTGCTTATGCTGAAACTCCGCAGATCAGTCCGTTCGTTCAGAGATATACGCATGAGATCCGTAAGTTTAATATCAATGACGATGGAGTGAATTTGTCTATCTCAAATTATACTGCTATTCAGGACACAAATATTTTCCACCGTCGCGATTACAATCTGGTGCCGCAAATTTATCCTTCCGGTGAATTTGGAATGACAGCATTTGGCGGAGTGTTTCAGAAAAATGCAAACCAGCCTTTTCTGACACCCATCGATATCACTTCAACGAATGTTCAGCATCAATCTTCTTTCAATGAAAATCTGAATCAGTACACAACTGCGACATTGCCGGTATATGATTCCATCAATAATTATATGCATACACTGTTTTTTGGAGGAATGAGTTTGTATACATTAGACACTGCAACAAATGTGCTTATTCAGGATACACTTGTGCCTTTCATTCAGTCTATAAGTAAAGTTACCCGCGATAATGTCGGTGGATTAACAGAATATCAAATGGCGGAATCTATGCCGGGATATCTGGGAACAAATTCATTTTTTATTCCTGATAGTAGTGTAAGATATCTGGAAGGTGGGATCCTTGATCTCAATTCAATCAGCGGTAACCAAAGAGTAGGATATATTATAGGTGGAATCCAAAGTGATGCTCCGAATATTGCGAATCTGGATCCCTTTGGAATGAGTCGTCCAAGTGCAACTGTCTATGAAGTTTTAGTTGATAAAACTAATTCTGATGTTCGCGAAATTGAAGTAAACAATAATATCAATAATCTTATTGTTTATCCGAATCCTGTTTCTAAAATTCTGAATATTGATTTCTCTGTACCTAATACTACGAATTGTGAAGTTGCATTGTATTCTCTCAAAGGTAAATTGGTAAAGTCAATTTTGAGTGAGACAATTCAGAAAGGTGTTAAACATATTTCATTTTCTGTCGAAGGAGTGAAGAGTGGAGTTTATCTGTGTAAGATCTCGACACCGATTGCTAAGAAAGTAGTTAAGGTCATTGTAGAATAA
- a CDS encoding PQQ-dependent sugar dehydrogenase, protein MAFLCLISIVSIAQISLTQFAQGLALPVDIKSCGDDRLFVLEQKGNIQLLDTSGIMYSRPFLNIQTRVQLSSEQGLLGLAFPDDYATTGYFYVNYTAKPNGETRISRFRTYASSPDSADPNSEEILLRIYQPYSNHNGGHLAFGPDGYLYIGTGDGGSGGDPGNRAQNTDSLLGKMLRIIVDPSDSTYSIPPSNPFAHDTSNGRPEIWAVGMRNPWRWSFDKVTGDLWIGDVGQGAQEEIDFIPAGTTDYLNLGWNCREGLASYPSSLTCGVAADYWSPVRTYSHAAGCSVTGGYIYRGGKYNELYGKYFYTDYCQSNIHYLVPNGSGGFADTDLGNLGAASVISFGVDKNGELYCGTSGGNIYRFSSADCTPVAAIANGIDSISDCGAGSVILNGIVNDEYFANWYLDGALYASDTTQIQGFQNGTYVLEVINGACVNRDTIYVSLVPPLNISFTGLDTLYCVYNSTAFLLPNVLGGTFSGPGINLASFNPAIAGEGIHTITYTYTDATGCTYSGSQNVRVDLCLGISENNWLNTISVFPNPSNGSFNIQVYSTKDRSMNMLITNNIGQSVSQETFVVGAGESTIDIDTKLPAGIYFVRLTEGENILVKKIVVQ, encoded by the coding sequence TTGGCATTTTTATGCCTGATTTCAATTGTCAGTATCGCGCAAATTTCTCTCACACAATTTGCTCAAGGATTGGCTCTTCCAGTCGATATTAAAAGTTGTGGCGATGATCGTCTCTTTGTACTTGAACAAAAAGGAAATATCCAGCTTCTGGATACTTCCGGAATAATGTATTCCCGACCGTTTTTAAACATTCAGACACGAGTTCAATTGAGTTCAGAACAAGGGCTTTTAGGTCTTGCATTCCCTGATGATTATGCTACCACAGGATACTTTTATGTAAACTATACTGCTAAACCTAACGGTGAAACAAGAATTTCACGATTCAGAACTTATGCAAGTTCACCTGATTCTGCTGACCCAAACAGTGAAGAAATTCTGCTTCGCATTTATCAGCCTTATTCAAATCATAATGGCGGACATTTAGCATTTGGTCCGGATGGATATCTATACATTGGAACGGGTGATGGTGGATCCGGTGGAGATCCCGGAAATCGTGCACAAAACACTGATTCACTTTTAGGGAAAATGCTACGTATAATCGTTGATCCGTCAGATTCTACTTATTCAATTCCTCCTTCTAATCCATTTGCACATGATACTTCCAATGGTCGTCCTGAAATCTGGGCAGTCGGAATGAGAAATCCATGGAGATGGAGCTTTGATAAAGTGACCGGTGATCTCTGGATAGGTGATGTCGGTCAAGGTGCACAGGAAGAAATCGATTTCATTCCGGCCGGAACAACTGACTATCTAAACCTTGGATGGAATTGCAGAGAAGGTCTTGCTTCATATCCATCGTCACTTACTTGTGGTGTGGCAGCTGATTACTGGTCTCCGGTAAGAACATACTCTCATGCAGCAGGATGTTCGGTAACCGGTGGTTATATTTATCGCGGTGGAAAATACAATGAACTTTACGGAAAATATTTTTACACGGATTATTGCCAGTCTAACATTCATTATCTGGTTCCTAATGGAAGCGGTGGTTTCGCTGATACAGACCTTGGAAATTTAGGCGCTGCCAGTGTGATCTCTTTCGGTGTGGATAAAAATGGTGAATTGTACTGTGGAACATCAGGTGGAAACATTTACCGTTTTAGTTCAGCTGACTGTACTCCAGTAGCTGCAATTGCCAATGGAATCGATTCAATTTCCGATTGCGGAGCCGGCTCAGTAATTCTGAATGGCATAGTGAATGACGAATATTTTGCAAACTGGTATTTGGATGGGGCTTTATATGCTTCTGATACAACACAAATCCAGGGATTTCAAAATGGTACTTATGTTCTTGAAGTCATCAATGGCGCTTGTGTAAACAGAGATACAATTTATGTTAGTCTGGTTCCACCTCTGAATATTTCGTTTACAGGTCTGGATACGCTTTATTGTGTATATAATTCAACTGCATTCTTATTACCAAATGTTCTTGGTGGAACTTTTTCAGGACCGGGAATAAATCTTGCGAGCTTCAATCCCGCTATTGCAGGAGAAGGTATTCATACAATAACTTATACTTATACAGATGCTACAGGTTGTACTTATTCCGGTTCACAAAATGTTCGTGTCGATCTTTGTCTTGGAATTTCAGAGAACAATTGGTTGAATACAATTTCAGTATTTCCAAATCCGTCGAATGGAAGTTTTAACATTCAGGTTTATAGTACAAAAGATCGTAGTATGAATATGCTTATCACAAATAATATCGGACAATCAGTTTCGCAGGAAACATTTGTTGTCGGAGCAGGGGAGAGCACAATCGATATCGATACAAAATTACCTGCAGGAATTTATTTTGTAAGATTAACTGAAGGTGAAAACATTCTTGTTAAAAAAATTGTTGTTCAGTAA
- a CDS encoding amidinotransferase, translating to MILTDNILLIEPIGFVYNPETAADNRFQIEKKINNVQGQFNNFKSTLVNAGVRVHVLRPPDETTPDALYPNNWFSTFPPNRLMIYPMMALNRRGEKRIEFIEYLKQNYSNIADLSYLENSNIFLEGTGSLVLDHTLKFAYACISQRTNVAAIEKWKQETSYEVFQFTANDENGFPIYHTNVILTLANNFAILCSDAIINSDKSRIEDHLRSTGREIISISFEQTKKFCGNCLALKNSSNEQLIIMSNQAKAGFNKNQLNQIEKYAKIISSDISEIETIGGGGVRCMIAELF from the coding sequence ATGATTCTTACTGATAATATCCTCCTTATTGAACCGATTGGATTTGTTTATAATCCCGAAACGGCTGCTGACAACCGGTTTCAAATTGAGAAGAAAATAAATAACGTTCAAGGTCAATTTAATAATTTCAAATCTACTTTAGTAAACGCCGGAGTAAGAGTACATGTACTTCGTCCACCCGACGAAACAACACCCGATGCACTATATCCGAACAATTGGTTCTCCACATTTCCACCGAATCGTTTGATGATTTATCCAATGATGGCTTTAAACCGTCGTGGAGAAAAACGGATAGAATTTATAGAGTATTTAAAACAAAATTATTCAAACATTGCTGATCTTTCCTATCTTGAAAATTCAAATATATTTTTAGAAGGGACGGGAAGTCTGGTCCTCGATCACACTTTGAAATTTGCTTATGCATGCATTTCACAACGAACAAATGTAGCTGCGATTGAGAAATGGAAACAAGAAACAAGCTATGAAGTATTTCAATTTACTGCAAATGACGAAAACGGATTTCCAATCTATCACACCAATGTTATTTTGACTCTTGCAAATAATTTTGCTATTCTTTGTTCAGATGCAATTATAAATTCAGATAAAAGCCGGATAGAAGATCATTTAAGATCTACAGGACGAGAAATCATTTCAATCTCATTTGAACAAACAAAAAAATTCTGCGGAAATTGTCTGGCCTTAAAGAACAGTTCGAATGAACAATTAATTATAATGTCCAATCAGGCAAAAGCCGGCTTCAATAAAAATCAGCTGAATCAGATTGAAAAATACGCCAAAATCATTTCTTCAGACATATCAGAAATTGAAACTATTGGTGGTGGTGGTGTAAGGTGTATGATAGCTGAACTTTTCTAG